From Gimesia panareensis, the proteins below share one genomic window:
- the istB gene encoding IS21-like element helper ATPase IstB, with the protein MTRKQTKSLVLLQHHLKNLRLPTILRECEKIAARCATDNVDHLGFLLQLCELELIERERRAAERRLKAAKFPTYKTLETFDFQVQPGLNKLLVSELMRGEFIEQRENILLVGNSGTGKTHLAVALGIAACGQGKRVRFYQVTELITQLMEAREQRELTRLKKQLAKLDLLILDELGYVPASKLGSELLFDVISTAYERFSLIVTTNLPFENWTEVLGSERLTGATLDRLTHRCHILETTGESYRLQDAKRRHTKSSSKQPRLTK; encoded by the coding sequence GTGACCAGAAAACAAACCAAAAGCCTGGTGCTGCTGCAGCACCATCTCAAGAACCTGAGGCTGCCCACCATCCTCAGAGAATGCGAAAAGATCGCCGCCCGTTGTGCCACTGACAATGTCGACCATCTGGGATTCCTGTTACAGTTATGTGAACTGGAACTGATTGAACGGGAACGCCGGGCCGCGGAACGACGTCTGAAGGCCGCGAAGTTCCCGACGTATAAGACCCTGGAAACGTTCGATTTTCAGGTCCAGCCCGGCCTCAACAAACTGCTGGTCAGCGAACTGATGCGGGGTGAGTTTATCGAGCAGCGGGAGAATATCCTGCTGGTGGGCAATTCCGGCACCGGCAAGACGCACCTGGCAGTCGCCCTGGGGATTGCCGCCTGCGGCCAGGGAAAGCGGGTCCGCTTTTACCAGGTCACAGAACTGATTACCCAGTTAATGGAAGCCCGCGAACAGCGGGAGTTAACCCGCCTGAAAAAGCAGCTCGCGAAACTCGATCTGCTGATTCTGGATGAACTGGGATATGTCCCCGCAAGTAAACTCGGCTCCGAGTTGCTGTTCGACGTGATCAGCACGGCTTACGAACGTTTCAGCCTGATCGTAACGACCAATCTCCCCTTTGAAAACTGGACCGAGGTCCTGGGCAGCGAACGGCTGACGGGGGCCACACTCGACCGGCTCACCCATCGTTGCCATATCCTGGAAACCACTGGTGAAAGTTACCGGTTACAGGACGCCAAACGGCGGCACACAAAAAGCTCAAGCAAGCAACCGCGACTGACGAAATAA
- a CDS encoding dodecin family protein, translating to MAVVKVIELVGTSEAGWEDAVRQIVKEAATTLHQITGVDVVHQTALVENGNITEYRATVHVAFIVEHHGHLSELGNHEAIKLLERI from the coding sequence ATGGCTGTTGTCAAAGTAATCGAACTTGTTGGGACTTCGGAAGCAGGATGGGAAGATGCTGTTCGCCAGATCGTCAAAGAAGCGGCTACGACTTTACATCAGATCACAGGGGTTGATGTAGTCCATCAGACAGCTCTGGTGGAAAACGGAAATATTACAGAGTACCGGGCGACAGTCCATGTTGCGTTCATTGTTGAACATCACGGTCATCTCTCAGAATTGGGAAACCACGAAGCAATAAAGTTACTTGAACGGATTTGA
- a CDS encoding aldehyde dehydrogenase (NADP(+)), which produces METQPVLINGEWTTSTGTQTFQGVNPATGETLAPLFPVSPWDEIESAITAAAEASKAMRGWPGERFAAFLEAYANEIEARADALVDAAHAETGYPESPRLRDGELPRTTNQLRQAASHAREGSWAQPTIDTATGISSMFGPIGPVTVFGPNNFPFAFNSIAGGDFAAAVAAGNPVIAKGHSSHPETTRIFGEAADAAAKATDMPTGFVQLIYRTSHADGCRLVSHPLMGAIGYTGGRSAGLTIKEAADKAGKPVYLELSSINPVFILPGALAERSAEIAEEFKGSCLMGTGQFCTNPGLVVLKAGDAAETFIDQVKQQFEAAPAGVLLSEGVQRGFQSGIAAIQAAGATLVTGGTPTDGAGFSCANTLLRVAGSAFLKDPEALQAEAFGNSSLFVVAESDEELARIAECLEGNLTGCIYSQTTGEDDGLYDLVAPALRQKVGRLLNDKMPTGVAVSPAMNHGGPFPSTGHPVFTSVGIPAAIHRFSMLQCFDNVRPGRLPAALQPKNPNPAQWRYIDGMYTQADY; this is translated from the coding sequence ATGGAAACACAACCGGTTCTGATTAACGGAGAATGGACGACCTCGACAGGGACTCAGACGTTTCAGGGAGTGAACCCCGCGACCGGCGAAACGCTGGCACCGCTGTTTCCCGTCAGCCCCTGGGACGAAATCGAATCTGCGATCACCGCGGCTGCTGAAGCTTCGAAAGCGATGCGAGGCTGGCCGGGTGAACGGTTTGCCGCCTTCCTGGAAGCGTACGCGAATGAAATCGAAGCCCGCGCCGATGCCCTGGTGGACGCCGCCCACGCGGAGACCGGCTATCCCGAATCGCCACGGCTGCGTGACGGCGAGCTGCCGCGGACGACGAATCAGCTGCGTCAGGCCGCCAGTCATGCCCGCGAAGGTTCCTGGGCACAGCCGACCATCGACACCGCGACCGGCATCAGTTCGATGTTCGGCCCGATCGGTCCCGTGACCGTGTTTGGTCCGAACAACTTCCCGTTTGCGTTCAACAGCATCGCCGGGGGTGACTTCGCCGCCGCGGTCGCCGCGGGAAACCCGGTGATCGCCAAAGGACACTCGTCGCACCCGGAAACGACACGCATCTTCGGTGAAGCCGCCGACGCTGCCGCCAAAGCGACCGACATGCCGACTGGTTTCGTGCAGCTGATCTACCGGACAAGCCACGCCGACGGATGCCGGCTCGTGTCGCACCCGCTGATGGGCGCCATCGGTTATACCGGCGGACGGAGCGCGGGGCTGACGATCAAGGAAGCGGCCGACAAGGCGGGCAAGCCGGTCTACCTCGAACTCTCCAGCATTAACCCGGTCTTCATCCTGCCGGGCGCCCTGGCCGAGCGGAGCGCGGAGATCGCGGAGGAATTCAAGGGGAGCTGCCTGATGGGAACCGGTCAGTTCTGTACGAATCCGGGGCTGGTGGTCCTCAAAGCGGGCGACGCAGCGGAGACCTTCATCGACCAGGTCAAACAGCAGTTCGAAGCGGCCCCGGCCGGCGTGCTGCTGAGCGAAGGAGTACAGCGCGGGTTCCAGTCGGGCATCGCTGCGATCCAGGCTGCGGGAGCGACACTCGTTACCGGAGGGACTCCCACGGACGGCGCCGGTTTCTCCTGTGCGAATACGCTGCTGCGGGTTGCGGGGAGTGCCTTCCTCAAAGATCCCGAAGCATTGCAGGCGGAGGCGTTCGGCAACAGTTCGCTGTTTGTCGTCGCGGAGAGCGATGAAGAACTGGCCCGGATCGCCGAGTGCCTGGAGGGGAACCTGACCGGCTGCATTTACAGCCAGACCACAGGCGAGGACGACGGGTTGTACGATCTGGTCGCCCCGGCCCTGCGTCAGAAGGTGGGCCGACTGCTGAACGACAAGATGCCGACCGGCGTGGCCGTTAGCCCGGCAATGAATCACGGCGGCCCCTTCCCTTCGACGGGGCATCCAGTCTTCACGTCGGTCGGAATTCCGGCGGCGATCCACCGGTTCTCGATGCTGCAGTGCTTTGACAACGTCCGCCCCGGGCGACTGCCGGCGGCGCTGCAGCCGAAGAATCCGAACCCGGCCCAGTGGCGTTATATTGACGGAATGTACACACAGGCCGATTATTGA
- a CDS encoding DUF1559 domain-containing protein yields MNHSAKFRAPDPRGFTLIELLVVIAIIAILIALLLPAVQQAREAARRAQCKNNLKQLGLALHNYQSTYSVFPMAGTRDTDFSVQARLLPYVDQANLQNLLDFRQQAFTGGWSGKSPNPLFVNAFATPLPLFLCPSDPAPAQTTLTVSGSSYTYGGLNYMMSFGSGTGINYDFNVPTDGIFYQYSNDSFRDITDGASNTVVMSETVRSVGPDFTLPAGQLPQFPYQATLNGSSGVGSSSSPGMAAGGAWTSFANANGMITNPDLSQVVPTLTDWRGGQSPAIRGRGISWAFTGAINSMTNGYLPPNSKLPDVVTHWTGYFAPRSHHTGGAHVLMGDGSVRFLSDSLDMNLNHAIHSKNGGEVLGEF; encoded by the coding sequence GTGAATCATTCAGCAAAGTTCCGCGCCCCCGATCCGCGCGGATTTACCTTAATCGAACTTCTGGTGGTCATTGCGATCATCGCCATCTTGATTGCTCTGCTGCTGCCTGCCGTGCAACAGGCCCGCGAAGCGGCACGACGCGCGCAATGCAAAAATAACCTCAAACAACTAGGCCTGGCCCTGCACAACTACCAGTCCACGTACTCTGTCTTTCCGATGGCAGGCACCCGCGACACCGACTTTTCCGTTCAGGCGCGACTCCTGCCTTATGTTGACCAGGCCAACCTCCAGAACCTGCTCGATTTTAGACAACAGGCCTTCACCGGGGGCTGGAGTGGAAAAAGCCCGAACCCGCTTTTCGTGAACGCGTTCGCCACCCCGCTACCGCTGTTTCTCTGTCCGAGTGATCCCGCACCTGCCCAAACCACGCTGACCGTGAGCGGCAGCAGCTATACCTACGGCGGTCTGAACTACATGATGAGCTTCGGCAGCGGGACAGGGATCAACTACGATTTTAACGTCCCCACCGATGGAATCTTCTACCAGTATTCCAATGATTCGTTCCGCGACATTACCGATGGGGCGTCGAACACAGTTGTCATGAGCGAAACGGTCCGGAGTGTGGGACCGGACTTCACCTTGCCAGCTGGTCAACTCCCCCAATTTCCGTACCAGGCAACGTTGAATGGCTCTTCGGGGGTGGGATCGAGCTCCAGTCCGGGAATGGCGGCAGGAGGGGCGTGGACGTCTTTTGCTAACGCAAATGGAATGATTACCAATCCCGATCTTTCCCAGGTTGTGCCGACGTTGACAGACTGGCGCGGAGGACAAAGCCCCGCCATCCGCGGACGGGGTATCTCCTGGGCATTCACTGGCGCCATCAACAGCATGACCAACGGCTATCTGCCGCCCAACAGTAAACTCCCGGACGTGGTAACTCACTGGACCGGATATTTTGCACCGCGGAGTCATCACACGGGCGGGGCACACGTCTTGATGGGCGATGGTTCCGTGCGTTTTCTGAGTGACAGTCTGGATATGAACCTGAATCATGCGATTCACAGCAAGAATGGAGGGGAAGTGCTTGGCGAGTTCTAA
- a CDS encoding NAD(P)/FAD-dependent oxidoreductase has translation MQQFDVVILGAGFGGSLTALLLDRIGLSVALVDRGTHPRFAIGESSTPAAGYLLQSLSAQYDLPQFEPFCKYGTWQQAHPDISCGIKRGFSYFAHTPHQPFQAQPSHGSELLVTANLSDTLADTHWYRADVDHWFVRQVEASNIVYRDQTAVTLQHNQPGWQIQGTRLGERVNLQANFLIDATGAAGIVARTLGITPETEFKTHSSAIFGHFRNVAPWQTILDGQGISQIDYPFNCDHSALHHVLSEGWMWQLRFNNGITSAGFVLDGVSDQQSWEALLERYPSIQQQFAEAECVAPEDGLRTTGRLQRGWKECAGSDWALLPHTAGFIDPLHSTGIAHTLCGIERLVTILEQHAGQGTLTGQLAAYSHSLQTERTLIDTLVACCYRSRHDFERFWLSTLFYFAAATSYEHLRFHEQQRPWLLCADDERFRQTVADWYELVSRDDLPVDYQTDWLQTARELLAPWDRVGLFEPAVPHMYYYTAAPEAEPR, from the coding sequence ATGCAGCAATTTGATGTGGTGATCCTGGGAGCCGGTTTCGGCGGCAGTCTGACGGCCCTGTTGCTCGATCGCATCGGCCTCTCCGTCGCCCTGGTCGACCGCGGCACGCATCCCCGTTTCGCGATTGGGGAATCCTCCACGCCCGCTGCCGGCTATCTGCTCCAGTCACTGTCTGCACAGTACGATCTTCCACAATTTGAGCCATTTTGCAAGTATGGGACCTGGCAGCAGGCCCACCCCGACATCAGCTGCGGCATCAAGCGGGGCTTCAGCTACTTTGCCCACACGCCGCATCAGCCGTTTCAGGCACAGCCCTCGCATGGCAGCGAACTGCTGGTGACCGCCAACCTCAGCGACACACTCGCGGATACACACTGGTACCGGGCCGACGTCGATCACTGGTTCGTCCGGCAGGTGGAAGCGTCCAACATCGTCTATCGGGATCAGACTGCCGTCACGCTGCAGCACAACCAACCCGGCTGGCAAATCCAGGGGACTCGACTCGGCGAACGCGTCAATCTCCAGGCGAACTTTCTGATCGACGCCACCGGGGCCGCGGGTATCGTTGCCCGCACGCTGGGTATCACGCCGGAAACCGAATTCAAAACCCACTCCTCCGCCATCTTCGGCCATTTCCGCAACGTCGCTCCCTGGCAGACCATTCTGGACGGGCAGGGCATATCGCAAATCGACTATCCGTTCAACTGCGACCACAGCGCCCTGCATCATGTCCTCAGCGAAGGCTGGATGTGGCAGCTGCGATTCAATAACGGCATCACCAGCGCTGGCTTCGTTCTCGACGGAGTATCAGACCAACAGAGCTGGGAAGCATTGCTGGAACGTTATCCCTCGATCCAGCAACAATTCGCCGAAGCAGAATGCGTCGCGCCGGAAGACGGACTGCGAACCACCGGCCGCCTGCAGCGGGGCTGGAAAGAGTGTGCCGGTTCGGACTGGGCACTGCTGCCCCACACCGCCGGATTTATTGATCCGCTACACAGCACGGGCATCGCGCACACCCTGTGCGGCATCGAACGGCTCGTCACGATTCTGGAGCAGCATGCAGGGCAGGGGACGCTGACCGGACAACTGGCCGCATACTCCCACTCGCTGCAGACTGAGCGCACATTGATCGATACGCTGGTCGCCTGCTGTTATCGCAGTCGGCACGATTTCGAACGGTTCTGGCTGAGCACGCTTTTCTATTTCGCCGCCGCGACAAGCTACGAGCACCTCCGCTTTCATGAACAGCAGCGGCCCTGGCTCCTCTGTGCCGACGATGAACGTTTTCGACAGACAGTCGCCGACTGGTATGAACTCGTTTCCCGCGACGATCTCCCGGTAGACTACCAGACAGACTGGCTGCAGACCGCGCGTGAATTGCTCGCACCCTGGGATCGGGTGGGACTGTTCGAGCCCGCGGTGCCCCACATGTATTACTACACCGCGGCCCCGGAAGCGGAACCGCGGTGA
- the istA gene encoding IS21 family transposase: protein MELWGEIRRRVLTGEISQRAARDEYGIHWDTLQKILTYSEPPGYRLTKPRPSKLEPFLPIIHEILQNDRSVHRKQRHTGKRIFERLRDEHGYSGGITIVREAIRDWKAQSREVFLPLRHPPGEAQVDFGFADVWLDGTLTKVALFVMTLPYSDAIFIQAFPRECTEAFLEGHKRAFEFLGGVPQRISYDNSKIAVASLVGNRERKVTTEFLRLKSHFLFDDHFCLVRRPNEKGHVERLLDYARSNFLVPVPRVASLETLNEQLVQCCRNDLQRQLRGQASPKQSLLAEEQREFLRPLPQQTFEACRLGQAHADSLSLVRFDTNSYSVPTKYAHRQITIVATITEVRLLFEETLIARHQRDWGREQTRFNPIHYLSLLERKPGGFDHARPLEDWDLPVCLGILRRRLEAELQSDGTREFIKVLRLLEHHPLSALKRAVEYALDIDATRASAIRLILEYQQESPLTLFSLEGRPHLKLVQVAQTDVSAYQSLLIGG, encoded by the coding sequence ATGGAGTTATGGGGTGAGATCCGTCGGCGTGTTCTGACCGGAGAAATCAGTCAACGTGCTGCTCGTGACGAGTACGGTATTCACTGGGACACGCTGCAAAAAATACTGACCTACTCGGAGCCGCCGGGATACCGGCTGACTAAGCCCCGGCCTTCCAAGCTGGAGCCGTTTCTGCCGATCATTCATGAGATTCTGCAGAACGACCGCAGCGTGCATCGCAAACAGCGCCATACGGGGAAGCGCATCTTCGAACGTCTGCGGGACGAACACGGGTATTCCGGTGGAATCACGATCGTCCGGGAAGCCATCCGTGACTGGAAAGCCCAGTCCCGCGAGGTTTTCCTGCCGCTCCGCCATCCCCCGGGCGAAGCCCAGGTGGACTTCGGCTTTGCCGATGTCTGGCTGGACGGAACACTGACCAAAGTCGCCCTGTTTGTGATGACGTTACCTTATTCGGACGCGATTTTTATCCAGGCCTTTCCCCGGGAATGTACGGAAGCCTTTCTGGAAGGACACAAGCGGGCCTTTGAATTTCTGGGCGGTGTACCGCAGCGGATCAGCTATGACAACTCGAAAATCGCAGTAGCCAGTCTGGTAGGGAACCGTGAGCGAAAAGTAACGACCGAGTTCCTGCGTCTGAAAAGCCACTTTCTGTTTGACGATCATTTCTGTCTGGTACGACGACCGAATGAGAAAGGCCATGTCGAGCGGTTGCTGGACTATGCCCGCAGCAACTTCCTGGTCCCCGTTCCCCGGGTTGCTTCCCTGGAGACTCTGAACGAGCAGTTAGTGCAATGCTGCCGGAACGATCTGCAGCGTCAGTTGCGGGGACAGGCTTCCCCCAAACAGAGCCTGCTGGCGGAAGAACAACGGGAATTCCTGCGGCCCCTGCCACAGCAGACGTTCGAAGCCTGCCGACTGGGACAGGCACACGCCGACTCCCTGTCGCTGGTCCGCTTTGATACCAACAGTTACTCGGTTCCCACAAAATACGCGCATCGTCAGATCACTATCGTGGCCACCATCACCGAAGTGCGGCTGTTGTTTGAAGAGACGTTAATCGCCCGGCACCAGCGGGACTGGGGACGGGAACAGACCCGTTTTAACCCGATTCATTACCTGAGTTTACTGGAACGGAAGCCGGGAGGCTTTGATCATGCCCGCCCCCTGGAAGACTGGGATCTGCCGGTCTGTCTGGGCATTCTCCGCCGTCGGCTGGAAGCCGAACTGCAGTCAGACGGCACGCGGGAGTTCATCAAGGTGCTGCGCCTGCTGGAACACCATCCGTTATCCGCACTGAAGCGTGCGGTGGAATACGCGCTGGACATTGATGCGACCCGCGCTTCTGCCATTCGCCTGATTCTGGAATACCAGCAGGAGTCACCGCTGACTCTGTTCAGCCTGGAAGGCCGTCCCCACCTGAAGCTGGTACAGGTGGCACAGACGGATGTTTCTGCTTACCAGTCCCTGTTAATCGGAGGTTAA
- a CDS encoding PepSY-associated TM helix domain-containing protein, producing the protein MKKKLPLATLPSYRAVWRWHFYAGLYCIPFVLFLSISGTLYLFQTEIEQWIDRPYNQLEVTATASTSVPAGIVQAAEAAFPGSAFRFYQVPQSPVAAAQVMLLHDQSRLRTYVHPQTLQVLHSVREEDRFMRVVRRLHGELWLGENGSYLVELAACWTIVLVLSGLFLWWPRNAQGLGGVVYPRLRKGSKTFWRDIHSVSGIWISVLVLILIMTGLPWSKFWGGYFKEVRKLTNTAPQRQTWSTRSSFRDEPPADGYDVRELNRVVETVSVLELAQPIQISPPAGKTKAWTVQSLTPNRPQRVTLAVDGQSGEVLSRHDFHNLHPVDKVVNTGIAFHEGQLFGWPNQLLGVLTTAGLVTMSLSGVVLWWRRRQPNTLGAPALPGESRVSLVLIGLVVLLGIALPLFGLSLVLMLLAEWLVFSRFSGLKSWLGLSVAFLLLSVSGCGANLLEQGTEATVTVAGEPIIDVRVTVFLMQDGQPVELGSAVSRAEGKLKFIQPKSAGPLVLGPGDYRFTVETVGAPLVIPKEYRAPATTPLQVTLPSTDGITLTLPEPESGKR; encoded by the coding sequence ATGAAGAAAAAACTCCCACTGGCTACGCTGCCGTCGTACAGGGCGGTCTGGCGCTGGCATTTCTACGCAGGACTCTATTGCATTCCCTTCGTTCTGTTTCTGTCGATCAGCGGAACCCTGTATCTGTTCCAGACGGAAATCGAACAGTGGATTGACCGACCTTATAATCAGCTTGAGGTTACAGCTACAGCCTCAACCTCAGTCCCCGCCGGCATCGTGCAGGCGGCGGAAGCCGCGTTCCCTGGTTCTGCCTTCCGGTTTTACCAAGTCCCCCAATCTCCGGTGGCCGCTGCGCAGGTAATGTTACTTCACGATCAGTCACGGCTGCGAACCTACGTGCATCCACAAACATTGCAGGTGCTGCATTCCGTTCGCGAAGAAGATCGATTCATGCGAGTGGTGCGGCGGCTGCACGGTGAATTGTGGCTCGGCGAGAACGGTTCTTACCTCGTCGAGCTGGCAGCCTGTTGGACCATTGTGTTAGTGCTTTCCGGCCTGTTTTTATGGTGGCCGCGAAACGCCCAGGGGTTAGGGGGCGTGGTTTATCCGCGACTGCGAAAGGGGTCGAAAACTTTCTGGCGCGACATTCACAGCGTCTCCGGAATCTGGATTTCGGTACTGGTTTTGATTCTGATCATGACCGGACTGCCCTGGTCGAAGTTCTGGGGCGGCTACTTTAAAGAGGTGCGAAAGCTGACGAATACGGCCCCGCAACGACAGACCTGGTCCACGCGCAGTTCCTTCCGCGATGAACCACCTGCTGACGGGTATGATGTGCGGGAGTTGAATCGCGTTGTCGAGACCGTCAGCGTTCTCGAGTTGGCGCAACCGATTCAGATTTCTCCACCGGCCGGCAAGACAAAGGCCTGGACCGTGCAGTCACTGACTCCAAACCGCCCCCAGCGGGTGACTCTGGCCGTCGATGGTCAGTCAGGGGAAGTTCTGAGTCGGCACGATTTCCACAATCTGCATCCTGTTGACAAGGTGGTTAACACCGGCATCGCCTTTCATGAAGGACAGTTGTTTGGTTGGCCCAATCAGTTGCTGGGTGTATTGACCACAGCGGGGCTGGTGACCATGAGCCTTTCCGGCGTTGTCCTCTGGTGGCGTCGACGGCAGCCGAATACCCTGGGAGCCCCGGCACTCCCCGGGGAAAGTCGAGTATCGCTGGTTCTGATCGGACTGGTCGTGCTGCTGGGGATCGCGTTGCCCCTGTTTGGGCTGTCTCTGGTCCTGATGTTACTGGCCGAATGGCTGGTCTTCTCACGCTTCTCTGGTCTGAAGTCATGGCTGGGACTGTCTGTTGCGTTCCTGCTGTTGTCGGTGTCGGGGTGCGGGGCGAACCTGCTGGAGCAGGGGACTGAAGCGACCGTCACCGTTGCCGGCGAGCCAATCATTGATGTGCGGGTGACGGTTTTTCTGATGCAGGACGGACAGCCGGTTGAACTGGGCTCTGCCGTGTCGCGGGCGGAAGGCAAGCTGAAGTTCATTCAGCCCAAATCTGCCGGTCCTCTTGTCCTGGGACCTGGAGACTACCGTTTCACCGTTGAAACGGTAGGTGCGCCCCTCGTGATTCCCAAAGAATACAGAGCCCCGGCCACAACGCCACTCCAGGTCACCCTGCCCTCGACAGACGGCATCACGTTGACGCTTCCTGAACCGGAATCAGGAAAACGCTGA
- the htpG gene encoding molecular chaperone HtpG: MNEKTAPEKFTFQAEIKKLLDLLSHSLYQNREIAIRELISNASDALDKYRFLSLTDEALKDDQPLEIRLEPDKENRVLAICDNGVGMTHQELIDNIGTIAHSGSLDFLKNAKGDEKEEVSLIGKFGVGFYSAFMLADKVEVLTRSCQEEKGWKWESDGTGDFTIEPQEDLGRGTSIRLHLRKDLDEFTDDTRLKYILNKYSTFVPYPIKLGEELVNDQKPIWIEPKTQLTQEQYDGFYQYLAHNGEESARWHLHLSSDSPFQFHTILYCPQTNLELMGFGRTEHGISLCAKRILVQNDNRDLLPEYLRFLYGLVDSADLPLNISRESLQDNTVFRKIKKVLVKRVLSHLASMAKDDEEQYLEFYRQFGSALREGIGTDFENRDAIAKLLRFPSSRGTSETELVSLEAYLEKAGEDQKQIYYLGGNDFHTISRNPNLEIFRKKGIEVFFLPDPMDEIVLSNLAKFEDHDIISIDSAEVKLPGDEKAESDSEEKEDEKQEEQEALTPEFEKVLSLFEEELKDDVESVTKSDRLTDSPCCLVMPEGAISSQLQKVLSMGNKDFPTSKRILEINPDAELIKRLCTLSSNADQHAFIKQCGRQLFWNASLMTGIATSPEEITSNIQSMMEELAQKRSPIIT, encoded by the coding sequence ATGAACGAAAAAACCGCACCAGAAAAATTCACGTTTCAGGCAGAAATCAAAAAACTTCTCGATCTGCTTTCCCACTCTCTGTACCAGAATCGGGAAATCGCCATCCGGGAGCTGATCTCCAACGCCTCGGATGCCCTGGACAAATACCGGTTCCTTTCGTTGACGGATGAGGCCCTCAAGGATGACCAGCCCCTCGAGATTCGCCTCGAGCCGGACAAGGAAAACCGCGTACTGGCCATCTGTGACAACGGCGTGGGCATGACCCACCAGGAGTTGATCGACAACATCGGGACCATTGCCCACAGTGGTTCGCTCGACTTCCTGAAAAACGCCAAAGGGGATGAAAAAGAAGAAGTCTCGCTGATCGGAAAATTCGGCGTCGGCTTCTACTCCGCCTTCATGCTGGCCGACAAGGTCGAAGTGCTGACCCGTAGCTGCCAGGAGGAAAAGGGCTGGAAATGGGAATCGGACGGCACCGGCGATTTCACCATCGAACCGCAGGAAGACCTGGGGCGAGGCACATCCATTCGCCTGCACCTCCGCAAGGATCTGGATGAATTTACCGACGACACCCGGCTGAAATACATCCTCAATAAATATTCAACCTTCGTCCCCTACCCGATCAAGCTGGGGGAAGAACTGGTCAACGATCAGAAGCCGATCTGGATCGAACCCAAAACTCAGCTCACACAGGAACAGTACGACGGCTTCTACCAGTACCTGGCCCACAACGGGGAAGAATCGGCCCGCTGGCACCTGCACCTCAGCAGCGATTCGCCGTTTCAGTTTCACACCATCCTCTACTGCCCGCAGACCAACCTGGAACTGATGGGCTTTGGCCGGACCGAGCACGGCATCAGCCTGTGTGCGAAACGGATCCTGGTCCAGAACGACAACCGGGACCTGCTCCCCGAATACCTGCGGTTCCTGTACGGCCTGGTCGACTCGGCCGACCTGCCGCTGAACATCTCCCGCGAATCGCTGCAGGACAACACCGTATTCCGCAAGATTAAAAAGGTGCTCGTCAAGCGGGTACTCTCTCACCTGGCCTCGATGGCAAAGGACGACGAAGAACAGTATCTCGAGTTCTATCGCCAGTTCGGCAGTGCCCTGCGTGAAGGGATCGGCACCGATTTTGAAAACCGCGACGCGATCGCCAAACTGCTGCGGTTCCCCTCGTCACGAGGTACTTCCGAAACCGAGCTCGTTTCGCTGGAAGCGTACCTGGAAAAAGCAGGCGAAGACCAGAAGCAGATTTACTACCTGGGCGGCAACGATTTCCATACGATCTCCCGCAATCCGAACCTGGAAATCTTCCGCAAGAAAGGCATCGAAGTCTTCTTCCTCCCCGACCCGATGGATGAGATCGTCCTGTCGAATCTCGCAAAGTTCGAAGACCACGATATCATCTCGATCGACTCCGCTGAGGTAAAACTGCCCGGCGACGAGAAAGCCGAATCCGACAGTGAAGAAAAAGAGGACGAGAAACAGGAAGAGCAGGAAGCTCTCACTCCCGAATTCGAGAAGGTCCTCTCGCTGTTCGAGGAAGAACTCAAGGACGACGTCGAATCGGTGACCAAATCAGACCGCCTGACCGACAGTCCCTGTTGTCTGGTGATGCCGGAAGGGGCTATCAGTTCGCAGCTGCAGAAAGTCCTGAGCATGGGCAACAAGGACTTCCCGACCAGCAAACGGATCCTGGAAATCAATCCAGACGCCGAGCTGATCAAGCGGCTCTGTACGCTCTCCTCCAACGCCGACCAGCATGCCTTCATCAAGCAGTGCGGCCGGCAGCTGTTCTGGAACGCTTCTCTGATGACAGGGATTGCAACCAGCCCGGAAGAGATCACGTCCAATATCCAGAGCATGATGGAAGAGCTGGCACAGAAACGCTCGCCCATCATTACCTAG